The following coding sequences are from one Triticum aestivum cultivar Chinese Spring chromosome 5A, IWGSC CS RefSeq v2.1, whole genome shotgun sequence window:
- the LOC123103883 gene encoding uncharacterized protein isoform X3, translating into MVPPVYQEPSIMPINTRTEKELEEKEVLCTHKKPKATGCVAQPQQETELAIESENKGHGDPSPKESACVVLSNGEANGCSEGHVLDMTRVERIITVQIFHTGGANEEPEARSRLAQLCSAIGWKSPTYEFQEHGHGHTKLFTCKVSVLVETFTDTVVECISEPKPQKRAAQEQGAEGVLWTLKRLGHVK; encoded by the exons ATGGTGCCGCCTGTGTACCAGGAGCCTAGTATCATGCCGATCAATACAAGAACGGAGAAGGAGTTGGAAGAAAAG GAGGTGTTATGCACGCACAAAAAGCCCAAAGCTACAGGGTGTGTTGCCCAACCGCAGCAGGAAACTGAACTCGCCATTGAGAGTGAGAATAAAGGGCATGGTGATCCTTCACCAAAAGAGTCTGCTTGTGTTGTGCTGAGCAATGGTGAAGCAAATGGTTGCAGTGAGGGGCATGTTCTTG ACATGACTCGGGTAGAAAGGATCATTACAGTTCAAATATTCCATACAG GCGGTGCAAATGAAGAACCAGAAGCAAGGTCGAGACTGGCTCAACTCTGCAGTGCAATTGGCTGGAAGAGTCCAACATATGAGTTTCAAGAACATGGACATGGCCATACAAAACT GTTCACATGCAAGGTGAGTGTTCTTGTGGAGACGTTCACAGACACTGTTGTGGAGTGCATCAGTGAGCCCAAACCCCAGAAGAGAGCTGCCCAGGAACAAGGTGCTGAAGGTGTGTTATGGACCCTCAAGCGCCTTGGTCATGTGAAATAG
- the LOC123103883 gene encoding uncharacterized protein isoform X1: protein MNATGRPPHLLSPARSRLQPQRELNILPLQLARASIRCPAAGVPETGPGPKRGSQPDAPLPHACGLREHRAVLHFVAVFMVPPVYQEPSIMPINTRTEKELEEKEVLCTHKKPKATGCVAQPQQETELAIESENKGHGDPSPKESACVVLSNGEANGCSEGHVLDMTRVERIITVQIFHTGGANEEPEARSRLAQLCSAIGWKSPTYEFQEHGHGHTKLFTCKVSVLVETFTDTVVECISEPKPQKRAAQEQGAEGVLWTLKRLGHVK from the exons ATGAATGCCACCGGCCGGCCGCCCCATCTCCTCTCCCCAGCGAGATCTAGGCTGCAGCCCCAAAGAGAACTAAATATTCTCCCTCTCCAACTCGCGCGAGCTTCGATCCGGTGCCCTGCGGCCGGCGTCCCCGAGACCGGCCCCGGCCCCAAACGCGGTTCCCAACCCGACGCCCCCCTCCCGCACGCTTGCGGCCTCCGGGAGCATCGCGCGGTCCTACATTTCGTTGCGG TGTTTATGGTGCCGCCTGTGTACCAGGAGCCTAGTATCATGCCGATCAATACAAGAACGGAGAAGGAGTTGGAAGAAAAG GAGGTGTTATGCACGCACAAAAAGCCCAAAGCTACAGGGTGTGTTGCCCAACCGCAGCAGGAAACTGAACTCGCCATTGAGAGTGAGAATAAAGGGCATGGTGATCCTTCACCAAAAGAGTCTGCTTGTGTTGTGCTGAGCAATGGTGAAGCAAATGGTTGCAGTGAGGGGCATGTTCTTG ACATGACTCGGGTAGAAAGGATCATTACAGTTCAAATATTCCATACAG GCGGTGCAAATGAAGAACCAGAAGCAAGGTCGAGACTGGCTCAACTCTGCAGTGCAATTGGCTGGAAGAGTCCAACATATGAGTTTCAAGAACATGGACATGGCCATACAAAACT GTTCACATGCAAGGTGAGTGTTCTTGTGGAGACGTTCACAGACACTGTTGTGGAGTGCATCAGTGAGCCCAAACCCCAGAAGAGAGCTGCCCAGGAACAAGGTGCTGAAGGTGTGTTATGGACCCTCAAGCGCCTTGGTCATGTGAAATAG
- the LOC123103883 gene encoding endoribonuclease Dicer homolog 4 isoform X4: MVPPVYQEPSIMPINTRTEKELEEKEVLCTHKKPKATGCVAQPQQETELAIESENKGHGDPSPKESACVVLSNGEANGCSEGHVLGGANEEPEARSRLAQLCSAIGWKSPTYEFQEHGHGHTKLFTCKVSVLVETFTDTVVECISEPKPQKRAAQEQGAEGVLWTLKRLGHVK, translated from the exons ATGGTGCCGCCTGTGTACCAGGAGCCTAGTATCATGCCGATCAATACAAGAACGGAGAAGGAGTTGGAAGAAAAG GAGGTGTTATGCACGCACAAAAAGCCCAAAGCTACAGGGTGTGTTGCCCAACCGCAGCAGGAAACTGAACTCGCCATTGAGAGTGAGAATAAAGGGCATGGTGATCCTTCACCAAAAGAGTCTGCTTGTGTTGTGCTGAGCAATGGTGAAGCAAATGGTTGCAGTGAGGGGCATGTTCTTG GCGGTGCAAATGAAGAACCAGAAGCAAGGTCGAGACTGGCTCAACTCTGCAGTGCAATTGGCTGGAAGAGTCCAACATATGAGTTTCAAGAACATGGACATGGCCATACAAAACT GTTCACATGCAAGGTGAGTGTTCTTGTGGAGACGTTCACAGACACTGTTGTGGAGTGCATCAGTGAGCCCAAACCCCAGAAGAGAGCTGCCCAGGAACAAGGTGCTGAAGGTGTGTTATGGACCCTCAAGCGCCTTGGTCATGTGAAATAG
- the LOC123103883 gene encoding uncharacterized protein isoform X2 has product MNATGRPPHLLSPARSRLQPQRELNILPLQLARASIRCPAAGVPETGPGPKRGSQPDAPLPHACGLREHRAVLHFVAVFMVPPVYQEPSIMPINTRTEKELEEKEVLCTHKKPKATGCVAQPQQETELAIESENKGHGDPSPKESACVVLSNGEANGCSEGHVLGGANEEPEARSRLAQLCSAIGWKSPTYEFQEHGHGHTKLFTCKVSVLVETFTDTVVECISEPKPQKRAAQEQGAEGVLWTLKRLGHVK; this is encoded by the exons ATGAATGCCACCGGCCGGCCGCCCCATCTCCTCTCCCCAGCGAGATCTAGGCTGCAGCCCCAAAGAGAACTAAATATTCTCCCTCTCCAACTCGCGCGAGCTTCGATCCGGTGCCCTGCGGCCGGCGTCCCCGAGACCGGCCCCGGCCCCAAACGCGGTTCCCAACCCGACGCCCCCCTCCCGCACGCTTGCGGCCTCCGGGAGCATCGCGCGGTCCTACATTTCGTTGCGG TGTTTATGGTGCCGCCTGTGTACCAGGAGCCTAGTATCATGCCGATCAATACAAGAACGGAGAAGGAGTTGGAAGAAAAG GAGGTGTTATGCACGCACAAAAAGCCCAAAGCTACAGGGTGTGTTGCCCAACCGCAGCAGGAAACTGAACTCGCCATTGAGAGTGAGAATAAAGGGCATGGTGATCCTTCACCAAAAGAGTCTGCTTGTGTTGTGCTGAGCAATGGTGAAGCAAATGGTTGCAGTGAGGGGCATGTTCTTG GCGGTGCAAATGAAGAACCAGAAGCAAGGTCGAGACTGGCTCAACTCTGCAGTGCAATTGGCTGGAAGAGTCCAACATATGAGTTTCAAGAACATGGACATGGCCATACAAAACT GTTCACATGCAAGGTGAGTGTTCTTGTGGAGACGTTCACAGACACTGTTGTGGAGTGCATCAGTGAGCCCAAACCCCAGAAGAGAGCTGCCCAGGAACAAGGTGCTGAAGGTGTGTTATGGACCCTCAAGCGCCTTGGTCATGTGAAATAG